A window of the Candidatus Sulfotelmatobacter sp. genome harbors these coding sequences:
- a CDS encoding T9SS type A sorting domain-containing protein, with protein sequence ATHLRVTWNDADDTTGAGLQGAALYMRTEQGPFVQVGTVPSTSNSLDLSVTNGHTYGFYSLASDNAGNLEPSKTHAEATITVGSTGDVPVQKPAVTLLRQNYPNPFSGSTTLWFDLATTETVSLEVFDIQGRSIAKPLDGKLMQAGSYRIPLHSLSAGPGVYFYRLRAGRFEQSRKLVMLK encoded by the coding sequence TGCCACTCATCTGCGCGTCACCTGGAACGACGCCGACGACACCACCGGCGCGGGGCTCCAGGGCGCGGCGCTCTACATGCGCACCGAGCAGGGCCCGTTCGTCCAGGTCGGCACGGTGCCTTCGACCAGCAACTCGCTCGACCTGTCGGTGACGAACGGGCACACCTATGGCTTCTACTCGCTGGCTTCGGACAACGCCGGGAACCTCGAGCCCTCGAAGACCCACGCCGAGGCGACGATCACGGTGGGCAGCACCGGAGATGTGCCGGTGCAGAAGCCGGCGGTCACTCTGCTGCGCCAAAACTACCCGAATCCGTTCAGCGGCTCGACCACACTTTGGTTCGATCTCGCCACCACCGAAACAGTCTCGTTGGAAGTGTTCGACATCCAGGGACGCAGCATCGCGAAACCTCTGGACGGGAAACTGATGCAGGCCGGCAGCTACCGGATTCCGCTCCACTCGCTGTCGGCCGGGCCCGGGGTCTACTTCTACCGGCTGCGCGCCGGTCGCTTCGAGCAGTCCCGCAAGCTCGTCATGCTGAAGTAG
- a CDS encoding two-component regulator propeller domain-containing protein, protein MRSARPTLAICSWLAAALLPGAAHAAWQRFQASAGGLADNQIYSISEDPRGGLWFGTGQHEADHFDGVSWTAVNDSLPSGSVDAVLEDHGGRQWFGMSTGGLAMFDGRRWSRYSATAGNFLSDHVGAILEDHRGDLWFGTSNGLARYEPTTNRWSTFTATPGALVSNSITRLFEDDARQLWIATIQGVNELDSTRTSWTRYVETPGALEQDSVIAVCQDRHGAMWFGTTQGVYVLDGGSWRHLSGINGLPNDIVLSLARDSTGRMWMGGADGVVHTDGASNRSDRLTSDGQVIGPVQSLIVDSSGNLWLGGGTYNFLATQAQGLFRYDGVSWRNFFSPSIVDCPPRPSPGIPYQNVLASNCVVTGLVDHAGDRWFPTTYAGIAELDHHEHWSIWRRAGSPLLSDTLSAIAEDGAHALWFGSPSAGISSVDSTRTQWSAFGQADGLASNSVTTLFVDHAGDLWAGCAGGVSRRNGGLWSNFLTGGFPITVQAMAEDAAHQLWIQTDGGLYSIDAARTSSRAWSTADGLADDIVTALLSTSDGSMWFGTARGLSRLTSGSFTTWKNFGVPGDSSVSALGSDAAGNVVVGTNRDVSVFGGGGWNPIGTTQIDHPTTMFATDSGGILWAFSNARADYFDGRGWRFVDGQGGGLAANATNSTFEDALLSRWFPSYNGLAEYQPDRVAPQTVFVNRPPSLSASRSASFVYGAAYGEVADVDYSYSWDGASGSPFSSQTTFNISGVPDGIHTFQVRARDWFNNVDPTPAAFTFEVDATPPPAQISFPVFSQPVRGQISITGTAADPRFHDYTVMVRAAGGPAWGAPGTITLTSSLAPVSAGTLAQWNTTTLPDGDYELRLAVTDTIGLVGIATLTVVVDNVAPFANVTSPVRLVARDGGDVYTTHAEAHLYFPPNAFDADPLVTVDSTAAAPDTIPGAGIRAGPAWTIGWTGAQMRKSGVLELRPWVPGGAQVWRDDGAAGWTHLGGTAQSNGAVALDLASPGRYALIQGGAASSQGGNVSNLTLTPRAFSPNGHFASTDVSIGFTLARPGDYSVKLYNRAGRMVRSVARNAAGTAGANLVRWDGKNDDGGVVDPGLYIVTVEALGETRTQTVGVVR, encoded by the coding sequence ATGCGTTCCGCTCGCCCGACGCTTGCCATCTGTTCGTGGCTGGCCGCGGCCCTCCTGCCCGGTGCCGCGCACGCGGCCTGGCAGCGATTCCAGGCGTCGGCCGGGGGCCTCGCCGACAACCAGATCTACTCGATTTCGGAAGATCCCCGAGGCGGGCTGTGGTTCGGCACCGGCCAGCACGAGGCCGACCATTTCGATGGGGTGAGCTGGACCGCGGTCAATGACTCCCTGCCGTCCGGGAGCGTCGACGCGGTGCTCGAGGATCACGGCGGCCGGCAATGGTTCGGAATGTCGACCGGTGGGCTGGCGATGTTCGATGGCCGCCGCTGGAGCCGCTACAGCGCCACGGCCGGCAATTTCCTGAGCGATCATGTGGGCGCCATCCTCGAAGACCACCGGGGCGATCTGTGGTTCGGCACCAGCAACGGGCTCGCGCGTTACGAGCCCACGACGAATCGCTGGTCCACGTTCACCGCCACGCCGGGCGCGCTGGTCTCGAACTCCATCACGCGCCTGTTCGAGGACGATGCGCGCCAGCTCTGGATCGCCACCATCCAGGGTGTGAACGAGTTGGATTCCACGCGCACCTCTTGGACCCGATACGTCGAAACTCCCGGCGCGCTCGAACAGGATTCGGTGATCGCGGTGTGCCAGGACCGCCACGGCGCGATGTGGTTCGGAACCACACAGGGCGTGTACGTGCTGGACGGCGGTTCGTGGCGGCATCTGTCGGGTATCAACGGCCTGCCGAACGACATCGTGCTGTCGTTGGCGCGCGACAGCACCGGACGCATGTGGATGGGCGGCGCCGACGGCGTGGTGCACACCGACGGCGCGTCGAATCGCTCCGACCGCCTGACATCGGACGGCCAGGTCATCGGCCCGGTGCAGTCGCTGATCGTGGATTCGTCGGGGAACCTGTGGCTGGGCGGCGGCACTTACAACTTCCTGGCGACCCAGGCGCAGGGCCTGTTCCGCTACGACGGAGTGTCGTGGCGGAATTTCTTCTCCCCGAGCATCGTCGATTGTCCGCCGCGGCCGTCGCCGGGGATCCCCTATCAGAACGTCCTGGCCAGCAACTGTGTCGTCACCGGGCTGGTGGATCATGCCGGAGACCGCTGGTTTCCGACCACCTACGCGGGCATCGCCGAGCTGGACCATCACGAACACTGGTCGATCTGGCGGCGCGCCGGATCGCCGCTGCTCTCCGATACGCTGAGCGCCATCGCCGAGGACGGCGCTCACGCGCTATGGTTCGGCTCGCCTTCGGCGGGCATCTCGAGCGTGGACTCCACGCGCACGCAATGGAGCGCGTTTGGCCAGGCCGATGGGCTCGCTTCCAATTCGGTGACCACGCTGTTCGTGGATCACGCCGGCGACCTGTGGGCGGGCTGTGCCGGTGGCGTCAGCCGGCGGAATGGCGGCCTGTGGAGCAACTTCCTCACCGGCGGTTTCCCGATCACCGTGCAGGCGATGGCCGAAGATGCCGCGCATCAGCTGTGGATTCAGACCGACGGCGGGCTCTATTCGATCGATGCCGCGCGCACCAGCTCGCGAGCCTGGAGCACCGCCGACGGGCTCGCCGACGACATCGTGACGGCGCTGCTCTCGACTTCCGACGGGTCGATGTGGTTCGGCACCGCGCGCGGGCTGTCGCGGCTCACGAGCGGTTCTTTCACCACGTGGAAGAACTTCGGCGTTCCGGGCGACAGCTCGGTTTCCGCGCTGGGGTCCGACGCGGCCGGCAATGTAGTCGTGGGTACGAACCGTGACGTCTCGGTGTTCGGCGGCGGCGGCTGGAACCCGATCGGCACCACGCAGATCGATCATCCCACCACGATGTTCGCGACCGACAGTGGTGGCATCCTCTGGGCTTTCTCCAACGCCCGCGCCGACTACTTCGACGGGCGAGGCTGGCGCTTCGTTGACGGCCAGGGCGGAGGGCTCGCCGCCAACGCCACCAACTCGACGTTCGAGGACGCGCTGCTCAGCCGCTGGTTCCCGAGTTACAACGGGCTCGCCGAGTACCAGCCGGACCGCGTCGCCCCGCAGACCGTGTTCGTGAACAGGCCGCCGTCGCTCTCGGCGTCGCGCAGCGCGTCGTTCGTCTACGGCGCCGCCTACGGAGAAGTGGCCGACGTCGACTATTCCTACTCGTGGGATGGAGCGAGCGGGTCGCCGTTCTCGTCGCAAACCACCTTCAACATCTCGGGCGTTCCCGACGGGATTCACACCTTCCAGGTGCGCGCGCGCGACTGGTTCAACAACGTCGACCCGACGCCGGCCGCGTTCACGTTCGAAGTGGACGCGACGCCACCGCCCGCGCAGATCTCGTTCCCGGTGTTCAGCCAGCCGGTGCGCGGACAGATCTCGATCACCGGTACCGCCGCCGATCCACGCTTTCACGACTACACGGTGATGGTGCGCGCGGCCGGCGGGCCGGCGTGGGGCGCTCCCGGTACGATCACGCTGACTTCCTCGCTCGCGCCGGTCTCCGCCGGAACGCTGGCGCAGTGGAACACCACGACGCTCCCCGACGGCGACTACGAGCTTCGCCTCGCGGTCACCGACACGATTGGTCTGGTGGGCATCGCGACCCTGACCGTGGTGGTGGACAACGTCGCGCCGTTCGCCAACGTCACCTCGCCGGTGCGGCTGGTGGCGCGCGACGGGGGAGACGTCTACACCACCCATGCCGAGGCGCACCTCTATTTCCCGCCCAACGCCTTCGACGCCGATCCGCTGGTCACGGTGGACTCGACGGCGGCGGCTCCGGATACGATTCCGGGCGCCGGTATTCGCGCCGGGCCAGCGTGGACGATCGGCTGGACCGGCGCGCAGATGAGGAAGTCGGGCGTGCTGGAATTGCGGCCGTGGGTTCCCGGCGGCGCGCAGGTCTGGCGCGACGACGGCGCAGCCGGATGGACGCATCTCGGCGGCACGGCTCAGTCGAATGGGGCCGTGGCGCTCGATCTCGCCTCGCCGGGCCGCTACGCGCTGATCCAGGGAGGCGCCGCTTCGTCACAGGGCGGCAACGTATCCAACCTCACGCTCACACCGCGAGCGTTCTCGCCCAATGGCCATTTTGCCTCGACCGACGTCTCGATCGGCTTCACGCTGGCGCGGCCCGGCGACTATTCCGTCAAGCTCTACAACCGCGCGGGTCGCATGGTGCGCTCGGTGGCGCGCAACGCTGCCGGGACGGCCGGCGCCAACCTGGTGCGCTGGGACGGGAAGAACGACGACGGCGGCGTTGTCGATCCCGGTCTCTACATCGTGACCGTCGAGGCGCTGGGCGAGACCCGCACGCAGACCGTGGGCGTGGTGCGATGA